The following proteins are co-located in the Vigna angularis cultivar LongXiaoDou No.4 chromosome 2, ASM1680809v1, whole genome shotgun sequence genome:
- the LOC108327496 gene encoding pectinesterase inhibitor gives MAHVNAFDTITLINEIIRNSSDPQTHQRYSSCTMDYTDVLLALSQAKESYSSGNYSDMNFNAAVVTKDVKDCDTKAYDSSQVRINNQYLADFIMIIMILSDFLAGKY, from the coding sequence ATGGCTCACGTCAATGCTTTTGATACCATAACCCTGATTAACGAGATAATAAGAAACAGCAGCGACCCACAAACCCACCAACGTTATAGTTCATGCACTATGGATTACACCGATGTGTTACTTGCTCTCAGTCAGGCTAAGGAATCTTACAGTTCTGGAAATTACAGCGACATGAATTTCAATGCCGCAGTTGTCACGAAAGATGTTAAAGATTGTGACACAAAGGCTTATGATTCATCCCAAGTCAGAATCAATAACCAGTATTTAGCAGATTTCATCATGATTATCATGATTCTATCCGATTTTCTAGCGGGGAAATATTAA